The DNA window GGTAAGAACGAGTTTCTGCAGACGGGGCAGATGCAGGTCGGCTTTCTGCAGGGAACCCAGCGCCATCCCGCGGAGATCCAGCCTTTCCAGCTGAGGCAGCAGTTGCGGACATTCGGCCGCCAGATTCGTGCGGGCGAAGTCGCAGCGGACCGTCAGTTCGCGTAGATGGGGCAGCGCATTCAGCGCCGCCAGGGCGCCGCGCTGCACCCCTTCGGTTTGGAGCGTCAATTTCCTGAGAGATTGCGCGTCGGCCAGCGGTTTCAAAACCGCGCGCGACAGGTTCCTGTTAAATTCCACCGGAAAACAATAGAGATCACGCTCATCGCGTATTCCAAAAGACGAACGGCCGGATCCTGCCCAGATCAAGGTGAATTCCTGCAGCTGCTCAACCTGGGCCAGCGCCTCGAGGATGCGGCGCGGCGGGCGGTTGAGCACCAGCTTTCGCAGTCGCTTCATCCGCTGCAGGGCAATGGCGTCGCGCTCCTGCTCCGCCCGTTCGTCCCGCGTGTACGGGCCCTTTCGGGTGCGGTGATTCTCGATGGCCAGTTCCAGGACTTCCAGTTCTGCGCATTGAAGCAGGGTGCTTTCGCATTCCGCCCAGCTGAAACCTCCGTGGACAACAAGCTCCCGGAGATGCGTCTGGCGGACGATCGCCTCGGCGAGGTCTTGCGAGACGTTGATGTTCTGCAGTCGCAGCGATTCCAGCTTGCCGCCGGCCAGCAGGGGCAGCAGCACCGCGTCGAGATACGTGGTCTCAGGGTGCTGCCAAATCGCCTCGTCATACGGACCGAAGTCGTGCCGGCTCCAGGCAACCTCCAGTTTATTCAGGTTCGTCAGGTTCGCCAGCGATTTGCTGGCGGCGGGCGGGACTGCTCGACTTGAGAACCCAAGTATTAGCTCTTCCAGGCCGGCAATCTGCGACACCGCTTTGAGAATGTCGGGCGACGAATCCTGGCGCCCAATCCCAAGCTCGAGCGTTCTGAGCGAGCGAAAGTCCGCAAGACCAGCCGCCGCCTCTGCGGAGAGGCGTTTCAGTCGGAGACTTTCCAGCGATGGCAGACGGGCAATCCAACGCATCTCTTCCCGGTCGGGCGCAAGCGAGTATGACTGCAACTCGCGCAGACTCTGTGATCCAGAAAGCGCTTCCAGGGCGCCTGGCTTGGACTCAAAGCTTACCCACAGTTTTTGCAAGTGACGGCAGCGAGCGAGTACTCTGGCCAGCGGCAGGTCCAGCACGTCCACCTGCACGTCGGTCCAGGTCGTTTCGGCCAGCAGTCGCGCGTGGGCTGCTGCCGGCAGCGGCGTTCGCAGGTTCTGTATCAGAACCTTGATGGAGCCGTCGGGCTGTTTCTGAACAAAGAACGGGTCGGTAGAAACAGGTTCTTCCGCGCGCGCAGCACCCGCCAGCAACAGTACCGCCGCCAGCAGCGGCAGGTAGCGTAGAATGGATCGGTTCATCGGTAGATGGTCTGCCTCCAGCTTTGCCCCCGTAGTGGGAATTATGGCAGAACCCACGCGGCGATGCACGCCTGTTGACGATTGCGAGCGTGTTTTCCCGGCCGAAAATGAATTCTCAAGGCGCCGGCTGGACGTCCTCGTCCAGTGCGACGAAAATAGTTAAGGGGATTCCCTGATATATCGGGCAGGCGGAGGGCGTCCGCGTCCGGCCTTCATGCGTAGCGTGACAGGGGCGACGCCGTTCACTGCCGCTGAGCTCCCTGCAGCCATTCCCTCAGAAGAGTACGCCTTTCAAGATGATGTCGAGAAACCAACGGGAAGTTCTACGACAGACGGGGGCCGGGGTGCTCGCCGTTTTGCTGGCGATCGTCGTGAGATTGCTGCCTGAACTGGGCGAGCGGGCGCCCTTGGTTCCATTCCTGGCGGCGATTGTGTTTGCTGGATGGTGTGGAGGCGTTGTGCCGGCCGGCGTGGCGGCGGTGCTCAGTTTTGGCGCGATCTGGCTACTGTTCCCGCCGGCGGCGGATCCGGTGTGGATCGGGTACGCGGTATCTTTCCTGCTGGCATTGGCGGGAGCGGCTTGGGGTGTCCTGTTGCACAGGGCAAAGCAGCGGGCGGAAGTTAATACGGCGGAAGCGCAAAAACAGTGTGAGCAGTTGCGGGATACGTTCGCCAGCATTGGCGACGCCGTCGCGGTGACGGATACTTCCGGCGTGATTACCTCGTTCAATGCGATGGCGGAGAAACTCACCGGCTGGACCCGTCAACAGGCGTTAGGTCAGCCGCTGGCGAAGGTGTTTCAAGTCCTGCAGGAGAGCACTCGGCAGCCGGTTCCCTGTCCGGCGATCCGCGCGATCGAAACTGGGGACTCGGTTGGCTTGTCGGAGCCCGCTGTGCTGGTTCGCCGGGCTGGCGGCGAATGTCCTGTCGACAATTGTGCAGCGCCCGTTCGCAACGCGGACGGCCAGATCACCGGGTCAGTGCTCGTGTATCGCGATGTCGGCCGGCGGCGCCGGGCGGAGCAGGATCTGCTGGAAAGCGAGCAGCGGTATCGCCTGGTCGGGGAGGCAGCGAATGACGCCATCTGGGACTGGGATCTGGTCACTAACCAGGTCGTCTGGAACGCAGGCGAGCAGGCCCGCTTCGGCTATGTGGGCGAGCAGTTTGGCGACGACGCCGACTGGTGGAGCGCGCATATCCATCAGGACGACCGAGACAGGGTGCTGGAAAGCATTCACGCCGCCATCGACAACGGCGACCGCTTGTGGCAGGCCGAATACCGTTTTCAGAAGGTCGACGGCGCGTATGCGGCCGTGTTCGACCGTGGGCGAATTCTCCATGATTCTGCGGGTCGGCCTTCGCGCATGGTTGGTTCCATGCTGGACCTGAGCGAGAAGCAGCAGATTGAGCAGGAACTGCGCGAAGCCCGCTCCCGGCTGGCTTCGACGCTGGCGGCTGCGGAGATTGGCACCTGGGAGTTTGATCCGGTTAACAAGGTGGTGCGGGCTGACGCCAACCTGGACCGCATGTTCGGCGTTAGTCCCAATGACAAGAACAACGGCGTGCTCGAAGCGTACACCCAGGCGATTCACCCCGACGACCGGGATCGCGTGGCGAATGCAATCAGGGAAGCCCTGCAGGCAGACGAGGTTTACACGACTGAGTACCGTATTCTGGATCGCAAAGGCGGCATCCGCTGGGTGCTCGCCCGCGGACGGGTTGAACGGGACGAAGCCGGCCAGGCGATACGTCTGCCGGGCGTCGTGGTCGATATTACGGAACGGAAACATTTCGAAAAGGCCCTCCAGGCCAGCGAAAGGCAACTGCGACTGGCGCTGGACTCGGGAGAGCTCGGCTCCTGGAATATCGACCCGGTCACGAATCACCTGGCGACCGACGAACGATTTCGAATGATTTTTCGCAACAGCGTCGAGCCGATCACCTATGAGGAGGCGTTTGCCGCCATCCACCCCGACGACCTGGAACGCGTTCGCGAGAGGGTGGCTGCGGCAACCCGTCCGGTCGATCCGGCTCCTTTTGCGGAGGAATATCGGGTCATCCATCCCAACGGAGAGATCCGCTGGGTGTTCGGCAAAGGGCGAGGGAATTTTGAGCAGATCGACGGCCAATCCAAGCTGACCAGTTTTGACGGCGCCGTGATGGACGTGACCGAACAAAGAAAAATGCGAGAAGCGCTGCGCGAACTGGCCGCGCGGCTCTCCGAAGCCGACCGCCGCAAGGACGAATTCCTGGCCACACTGGCGCATGAACTCCGCAATCCTCTGGCCCCGATCCGCACGGGACTCGAGGCGCTGAAACTGATCGACGACGACCCTGAAATGCGGGAAGAGATCCGCCAGACGATGGAACGCCAGGCCGAGCAGATGGTGCATCTGATCGACGACCTGCTCGATGTGTCCCGCATTACCCGCGGCAAGCTGCAGCTGCGGCTCAGCCGCGTTGAACTGGCCCACATTGTCCGCAGCGCCGTCGAAGCCACGCGTCCTCTCATCGATGAGGCCGGCCATACGCTGACCGTCACGCTTCCCGATCAGCCTGTCTATCTGCAGGCCGACCCAACGCGGCTCACGCAGGTACTGGCGAATCTATTGAACAACGCGGCCAAATACACCGAAGAGCCGGGCCGGATTTCTCTCTCTGCAGAAGCGGCGGATGACCAGGTCCTGATCAGGGTGAAAGATACGGGGCTTGGCATTCCGCCCGACATGAAAGAACGCATCTTCGAAATGTTCGGGCAGATCGATCGCTCGCTGGAACGCGGATACACAGGCCTGGGGATTGGCTTGACGCTTGTCAAAAACCTTGCCGAAATGCACCAGGGCGCCATTGCCGTACAAAGCGAAGGAGCCGGCCAGGGAAGCGAGTTCACGTTGACTTTGCCCCGGTTCACCAGCGAAGTGGAAACGAAAACCCCCTTGCCCGAGGTTACCACGGCTTCGGCGTCCCTGCGGATCCTGATTGTCGACGACAACGAGGCGGCGGCGACCATGCTTGAAATGGTTGTGAAGATCCTGGGCAATGAAGTCCGCACCGCTTGCGACGGCGTCCGCGCGCTGGAAGTGGCGGCCGAGTTTCTGCCCGATGTGGTGCTGATGGATATCGGCATGCCCCGCATGAACGGCTATGAAGCAGCCCAGGCAATGCGCCAGCAGCCCTGGGGAAAACATATCCTGCTGGTCGCTCTGACCGGATGGGGCCAGGACGAAGACCGGCAGCATACCCGACAGGCCGGGTTCGACCATCACCTCGTCAAGCCGGCCGAACCAGCCGCCCTCAAGCAGCTTCTGGCCGGCTATCGGCCCGGGCCGACGGCGTCGTAACAATTGCCCGAAGTCGTCCTACGGCGCGAGCGGACCGGCCGTGGCCACGCCAACCTGTTCCAGCTCAGCGATCCGCTTGCGGAAGCGGGCCGAATGGGCGTCCGCGTCGATCCATTTCTTCATCCCTTGTAGCTGGTCAACATGCCAGCGGAGATACGCCAGTTCCGCTTCTTCCATCGTCGCCTGACGGGCCCAGCTCACGTACTTTTCAGGGCCGCAACGGTAAAAATACTGCTCAAACCCTGGCTCCCCTTTGAATCCGCCAGTTTGCGATTCCTCCAGTTGTAGTTCCGGCGCCATAATGCCGGCGGCGATACTTCGGACTTGGGACCCGACGGAATGGTCGACGCGGGCAGCATAATTTGAGGTCCAGCAATACCGCTGGTCCTCCTGGTGCTGCAGCAGTTCGGGCACAACGGACGGGCCGCGAGAGTGCAGTTCCTGACTGGCCGCGATCACCTGGGGATCGGTGTAGCCTCCACACAGATAGCGAATCTCGTCGTAGCCTGCCGGCGGGACTCTCTCCGGCGCCAGCGGCGAAGCCAGCTGATCCACCAGTTGCGACACACTCAATCCGGACAGTTCCGCCGCCGTCGCGGATGACGGACGCGGGTGTTCGCCCTGGTACATCAGGCCCGCCACGCCGGCCGCCAGCGCCAGACAGCCGATCAGTTTGAGGTTGATACGCATCGTTTTGATCCTGTGATTCTATCTTCTTATCTGGCCGACAGCCAAGGCGCCAGGTTTCAGGCGATTCAGGTTGCCATTTTTCCAGTTTGTGCAAGTTCAGGTCGGGAATCTCTCCTGGTTACCCGATTCACCTGGTCTGACAGAGGAAGTTTCTTGCACAGAAAAATTTCCTCAGCAAAAGATCGCCGCTTCCATCCCCGAAAGCCGGCGTTTACTAACACCAGGCTTGCCGCCAGGGCGCCAAAGAGTAGAGGCGTGCGAGACCCCGTCGCAAACTGTCCAAGAGATCCCGCAAATGCCAGCAGCATCGCGACCCGGAACGCTTGGCTCCGTGGTAAACTTGATGATTCCGCGACGAGCGCAAAAAACCCCGCCAATCCCAACCAGAACAGGACGTTCGCCGCCACTCCGCCCCAAAGGATCGCAATACTCTGAGTGACCCGGTGCTGCAGCGTGGGAAGTTCGCGATAGCCTTCGTACGCCAGGTGCGCCTCGGGAAACCCTGCATACCACCGCTCAAAAAGCATATCCTTCTCGACGGCCCCGCCAACGGGTTTCAGGCTCAAGCAGAGCCCCACTGCTACTGGAAATAGTATCAGCAGCCATAGTCGATATCTACACATCGCCGACTTTCTGGTATTTCAGCAGCGGTACGGCGACACGCCCTGGCTGGGTCTTTTCATTGACGATGTTCATGGCTGACTCCTCCTGATCTCACGACAACAAGATTAACGACAAACTCCTATTTTCCGTCGCCCCAGTAGTCCGCGAATATCATTTCCTCAACGCACCCAGGCTTCTTGTTTTCCAAGGTTACGATGGTGTCCCACTCGACGGGAAGGAGCCGCTGACGAAACCCGGCGTTGATGGTCAGGGCTAGCGCGGCGCATATCGTCGCTTGCACCAGTAAAATTTCGCGTATGCGAAAGCGTCGAATGTTGCGTTTCCAATAGACGAAAATTCCAGCAATCGCGCCCGTCATTATCAGGATCAGCGTGTTGACGACGTAGCCTGTTAGGTGAACTTCGCATCGATACGGAATATCCATCGCGTAGGAGCGGTTCGACCAGACGCTGAATTGTGTGTTGCTCACACACGGCCAGCCGTAATCTGTTCGCGAGTAACCGTCGCTTTGCGAACTCGGATCAGATAATCGGGCTGGAATAATAATGAAGCAAAACAAGGGAGCGATAACAAGCCCGATAACAAACGCGTATTCAGCCAGGACATTCAGGCGTTCTCTCATCGTCATGGTATGCATCTCAGTTCTACGTCCCTGCCACTACCGTGAAGTAGCTCTTCACTACGCGGTCGAAATAGTCTTTGCGCATCTCGACGGGACGGCCGTTGTAGTTGCAGTAGTTGCGGATCTGGCTGAGGAGATCTCGCGGCTGGCAACGTCGCAGGGGGCGGTTGACGGGCAGGTAGTGCGTATCGATCAGGTAGTCGACCGTCTCTTCCTCGTAAACACAGCCGATGCTGCGGGCGAACACCTGGAAGAGCAGCTTGAACTCTTCGCGGCCTGGATCGCCGACTTCGATCTTGTACGGAATGCGGCGCAAAAAGGCGTCGTCCGTCAGGTCCTGGGGGTCCAGGTTGGTCGAGAAGATAATCAACTGCTCGAAGGGCACCTGGATCTTTTTGCCGGTCGCCAGGGTCAGGTAGTCGACCTTGTTTTCCAGCGGAACGATCCAGCGGTTGAGCAGTTCCTGCGGCTCCATTCGCTGCCGGCCGAAGTCGTCGATCAGCATGCAGCCGCAATTGCTTTTCAGCTGCAAAGGCGCTTCGCTCACGTTGTTGAGAGGGTCGTGCCGCATCTCCAGGTTTTCCATCGTCAGCTCGCCGCCGACCACGACCGTCGGCCGTTTGATTTTCACCCAGCGCGTATCGTGCGAGTTGGAGCGGAGCAGCGTGCTGGCGGCCGCGGCCTGCAGTTCATGGAAGGCGGCGTCGAACAGTTTGATGAACTGGCCGTCTTCGAACAGCGTGTGCGGGATCCAGATTTCCTGGCCGTAACAGGCGGTAATGCATTTGGCGAGCGTCGTTTTCCCGTTGCCGGGGGCGCCGTACAGGAAGAGACCGGAGCCCGAGTTGATCGCCGGGCCCAGGCTGTCGAACAGGTCGTCCTCCACCGAGATCTTGGCGAAGCCGCGTTCCAGCTGCGCCCGTTGGGGAGCTTCGGCCCTGATCGTCTGGGCGTCGACCGAAACCTTGTAATCTTCCAGCGGCACCGGAGCCGGCCCCACGTAGGCGCATTGTGCCATATAGCTTTTGGCTCGTTCGCGGCCCTGTTCGGTCAGAATGTAGTAGTAATCGTTGAGCGAGGTCGACCCGCTGTGCGACAGCAGTTGCCGGCGACGCAGCGAAGAGAGCAGCTCTTCGAGGATGCCAAACGGCAGGCAGATTTTTTCGCCGATCTGGCGACCTGCGCTGGAGCCAATCAGCAGCAGATATTTGAGGACGAGCGCTTCGACGACCGTTTCGGTCAGCCCGGTCTCTTTGATCGACCGGGGCTCAGCCGGACGAAAGCTCTCGTCCGACATCAGGCTTGCCAGCAGTCCGCTGGCCATGTTCAGGGAGTCCGTCGCATTCGACATAGGGGCATGTCCTTAACTGTCGCTGTAATTCGCCAAGAAAAACCGTTGCCGCGGTCTGCCGCCGGGGCGCATCCGGGAGCGGCGGCCTCGCCAGGAAACCTTAGGCTGCGTCTGCGGAGGACGTCGAGAAAAGAAGCCCAGGAAGACGAATGTCCGCGCGGACCTTGCGGATTATTCCGACTCTTCCGTGGATTCCCTGGCGGAAACGGCTAAAACAGTCAGCAGTCGCCGCCCCTTTTTGACCTGCTCCTTCGACCAAGGAAACCGATCATGACCTTTAATTCCCCCTTCAACCGACGCCAGTTCCTGGCGGCCGCCGGCGCGGCGGCTGTTACGCCGTACCTGGTCCAGGCCGCGGAAACCGATCGGCCTCGGATCCGCGTCGGGCAAATCGGGACGAAGCATCCGCATGCCATGGGCAAGCTGGCGACGCTGCGAAAACTGTCGTCGGTGTATGAGGTCGTCGGAATTGTCGAGCCCGACAAAGCCCAGCGGGAGCGGATGGCCCAGCGGCCCGAGTGCCGCGACCTGCCCTGGATGACGACCGAGCAACTGCTCCACACGCCGGGCCTGCAGGCGGTGGCCGTCGAAACCGAAGTGCCCGAACTGCTGGACACGGCCGAGCAATGCGTGGCCGCTGGCATGCACTTGCATCTGGACAAACCGGCCGGCGACGACATGGACCAGTTCCGACGCCTTGCGGCGGAAGCCGGAAAACGGAAATGTCTGATTCAGATGGGTTACATGTTTCGCCGGAATCCGGCCTTCCGGTTCCTGTACCAGGCGCTCGCGGACGGCTGGCTGGGCGACGTGTTTGAAGTGCACGGCGTGATGAGCAAAAGCATGCCGCAAGGCGGCCGCGACTTTATCGGCCAATTTCCGGGAGGGGTGATGTTCGAACTGGGCTGCCACCTGGTCGATGCGGCGATCAACGTGCTGGGACGTCCCGAGAAAATCGCCGCCTACCCACAGCAAACACGCGGCGACGGCGTGGTCGACAACGTGCTGGCCGTGTTCGCCTATCCCCGGGCGACGGCGACGATTCGCAGCAGCATCGTGGAAATCCAGGGCCAGCAGCGACGCCAGTTTGTGGTGTGCGGCACCATGGGCGTCATCGACATACGTCCCTTAGAGGCGCCGCGGTTGCGTTTGGCGCTCGATCAACCGCGTGATGGTTTCAAGGCAGGCTACCAGGAGGTGGAACTGCCGCGTTCGCCCGGCCGTTACGACGAACAGTTGCTGCACCTCGCCCGGGCGATCGCCGGAGAGGAACCGTTTGAATACTCGCTGGAGCACGACCTGCTGGTGCAGGAATGCGTGCTCCGCGGCAGCGGAGCCTGGAAAGAATAGTCCGGCGCCCTGCTGAGGGGAAACAATCGGCAGCCGACTTTCTTTTTATCGGGAGACTCCCTATAATTTAGACCGGACAGAGGTGAAGGAATACTATCTTATCAACTTGCATTCGTGAAATCTGTCTATGGCTGCGTCTGCCCCTTCCTCAAACGTGCCCGCTCCACCTGCGCCAGTTCCTCCGTCCGTTCCTTCGAGACGAAGGTTTACCCGCTGGGGCTTGCTGGCCTCTATCATTATCCACGCCTCCTTGGCGATCGTGATCGTGGCGATTCCCGTGCGATATTTCCTGAGCGAGGAGGCTTCGGACCCGGTGGTGGTCGAGGATCCAGTGGAAGCTGAATCCGATGCGCCCGGCATTGGCGAGGTCGTCGGCGGTCCGCTGGATCCGTTCAGCCAGGAGTCGCAGGACAAATACATGGAAGAGCATTTCGACACCCAGTTGGCGGCAGCCGTCCAGCAGGCGGAAAAGCGCGGCCGCGTATCCAACCGGACCGAACTAACCCGCCTCACCAAAAAGCTGAATCGCATTTCCAGCGACGAAGCGGTCGACCAGATCAGCAACCGCGTCAACCAATGGTCAGCAGTGCAGAGTCGCGCGGCCGCCCCCAGCAAGAATCCGATCGAAGGAGCCTTCGACTTTGACACGGCCCAGGTGCACGACGTAGTGCGGCAGGAACAGCCCGACGGCTCTTATACCTACACCTCCATTCTGATCGATTCCGCCGGCCGCCTTTTTGAGACCGAACTCAGCCAGGACGAAGGCCGCAATCTCTACAGCACCATGCGGACCCTGCAGGACAATCCCTTGCTGGAACGCGTCTATCGCCAGATGGCCATGCCGCTGCTCGACAAACTGCTCGCCGCCCAGGAGCAACTGGAAGCCGCCGGCGCCCAGAAGGACGAGTAAGCTTCCAGTT is part of the Lignipirellula cremea genome and encodes:
- a CDS encoding ATP-binding protein — encoded protein: MSNATDSLNMASGLLASLMSDESFRPAEPRSIKETGLTETVVEALVLKYLLLIGSSAGRQIGEKICLPFGILEELLSSLRRRQLLSHSGSTSLNDYYYILTEQGRERAKSYMAQCAYVGPAPVPLEDYKVSVDAQTIRAEAPQRAQLERGFAKISVEDDLFDSLGPAINSGSGLFLYGAPGNGKTTLAKCITACYGQEIWIPHTLFEDGQFIKLFDAAFHELQAAAASTLLRSNSHDTRWVKIKRPTVVVGGELTMENLEMRHDPLNNVSEAPLQLKSNCGCMLIDDFGRQRMEPQELLNRWIVPLENKVDYLTLATGKKIQVPFEQLIIFSTNLDPQDLTDDAFLRRIPYKIEVGDPGREEFKLLFQVFARSIGCVYEEETVDYLIDTHYLPVNRPLRRCQPRDLLSQIRNYCNYNGRPVEMRKDYFDRVVKSYFTVVAGT
- a CDS encoding PAS domain-containing protein — encoded protein: MRLLPELGERAPLVPFLAAIVFAGWCGGVVPAGVAAVLSFGAIWLLFPPAADPVWIGYAVSFLLALAGAAWGVLLHRAKQRAEVNTAEAQKQCEQLRDTFASIGDAVAVTDTSGVITSFNAMAEKLTGWTRQQALGQPLAKVFQVLQESTRQPVPCPAIRAIETGDSVGLSEPAVLVRRAGGECPVDNCAAPVRNADGQITGSVLVYRDVGRRRRAEQDLLESEQRYRLVGEAANDAIWDWDLVTNQVVWNAGEQARFGYVGEQFGDDADWWSAHIHQDDRDRVLESIHAAIDNGDRLWQAEYRFQKVDGAYAAVFDRGRILHDSAGRPSRMVGSMLDLSEKQQIEQELREARSRLASTLAAAEIGTWEFDPVNKVVRADANLDRMFGVSPNDKNNGVLEAYTQAIHPDDRDRVANAIREALQADEVYTTEYRILDRKGGIRWVLARGRVERDEAGQAIRLPGVVVDITERKHFEKALQASERQLRLALDSGELGSWNIDPVTNHLATDERFRMIFRNSVEPITYEEAFAAIHPDDLERVRERVAAATRPVDPAPFAEEYRVIHPNGEIRWVFGKGRGNFEQIDGQSKLTSFDGAVMDVTEQRKMREALRELAARLSEADRRKDEFLATLAHELRNPLAPIRTGLEALKLIDDDPEMREEIRQTMERQAEQMVHLIDDLLDVSRITRGKLQLRLSRVELAHIVRSAVEATRPLIDEAGHTLTVTLPDQPVYLQADPTRLTQVLANLLNNAAKYTEEPGRISLSAEAADDQVLIRVKDTGLGIPPDMKERIFEMFGQIDRSLERGYTGLGIGLTLVKNLAEMHQGAIAVQSEGAGQGSEFTLTLPRFTSEVETKTPLPEVTTASASLRILIVDDNEAAATMLEMVVKILGNEVRTACDGVRALEVAAEFLPDVVLMDIGMPRMNGYEAAQAMRQQPWGKHILLVALTGWGQDEDRQHTRQAGFDHHLVKPAEPAALKQLLAGYRPGPTAS
- a CDS encoding Gfo/Idh/MocA family protein — encoded protein: MTFNSPFNRRQFLAAAGAAAVTPYLVQAAETDRPRIRVGQIGTKHPHAMGKLATLRKLSSVYEVVGIVEPDKAQRERMAQRPECRDLPWMTTEQLLHTPGLQAVAVETEVPELLDTAEQCVAAGMHLHLDKPAGDDMDQFRRLAAEAGKRKCLIQMGYMFRRNPAFRFLYQALADGWLGDVFEVHGVMSKSMPQGGRDFIGQFPGGVMFELGCHLVDAAINVLGRPEKIAAYPQQTRGDGVVDNVLAVFAYPRATATIRSSIVEIQGQQRRQFVVCGTMGVIDIRPLEAPRLRLALDQPRDGFKAGYQEVELPRSPGRYDEQLLHLARAIAGEEPFEYSLEHDLLVQECVLRGSGAWKE